gctaaaattttatttctaacaatttagcaaatgacaaatgagttatgagcaaataataccatataatttttgaaagcatagccatttttaaatattttttgaataaataattatttttaaatttaatcaactgaaaataatatccgtacaattgtatgagtcaaattctacttttattgatgcatgttatatattagtgctgcatgttttaggtaacattttaatgatgcacgttttttaaaatctctattattaaaattatgcacgtaaggataactcatgagttttcttggttgattaaatgacattatgtccaaatttatttaaggatatttcattaagttaactgaaaaagacaaacaataaaataggaaatttaaattcatttaagcatatttcattaatttaactgaaaaaataagtaataaattaggtagttttattcgttttaggatatttcataaatgcaactgaaaaagacaagcaaaaaaaataaggagtttaattaatgaagtaagaatatttttaaattggtacttatgttttaataatatagattggGATCCTCATCATGCATGGTTAACAGAAGTAGATGTATGATATTGCACATGTTTGAAGATATTTGATGCCCTTCCTTGAACTGTATAAATGACAATAATGTTAAAGAGTCATTTATGCAAAGATAACCATTAATCATCATTTAGCATCATCTTGTCATCCTGATCAAACTCGAAATTGCTTACATGTAGAAGTTTCGTCATCTTCATTTTAATTAAGTATTGATGATAATATTGTATTTCATTTTGGAATCGTATTAATAACCAGAGATCCTTTGTATGCCTTAATTTGGATACGTTGACTTATTGGCTTGTTGACATACTGGCAGATCCAAATCACGTTGATATATTGAACTAGCAAGCACGACTAGTCCACCTTCCAATCGATCCACGTGTAGTACAGTCTGGCTTGTATAAACAATATAAATCGTCTTCCACGCTTGACATTTTTTAAACATTTGCATCGGTATAAAGAAACCCCCTGATATGGGTTTGGtgaattagacaaaaaaaaatatgagtcaAGGCTGTGATCTCTCTGTTCTGGAAGAGCTAACGTCAAATGCGAAGCAAATACAAGATGATGTATTGAACAAGATACTCAAAGCTAACGCAAACACAGAGTACCTCAGCCGTTTTCTCGAGGGGAGCTCCGACAAAGAGCTGTTCAAGAAGAACGTACCAGTGGTCAGCTACGAAGATGTTAAGCCTTATATCGACCGTGTCGCAAACGGAGAACCCTCGGATATACTTTCGGGTGAACCCATTACTGCGTTTACCCTAAGGTATACACCTCCATCTTATCAATGAATAACAAGAGTTTTCATATTTACAtatgaaatatttattgaaTAAGAACATGGTTGTTAGCTCTGGAACTTCAAGTGGGAATCCAAAGATATTTCCAGCGACCGACAATTTTGAGAATATTAAATCCGCCGGTgccctaaactctctcattatGTCCAAGTAACTAATTTCTACACAGAAACCTGataaattacaaattttttatttatatatatatgactgaGGCTTTCATGACAGAAGATGGATTGATATAGTTTTGGTTGGTTTTTAAGGCATGTAGCTGGCTATAATCAAGGAAAGGTGATGATCTTTAGGTTCACTCATCCGATATCCACAACTCCTTGTGGTTTGCCTCTTGCTTCCGTTGTTACAATCTTGATGAAGAGCAAACATTTTTTGAGTATGGAAAAACGTAGTACAATCCCGAAAGAGATCATACGGTGTCCGGATAAGAAACAGAGTATGTATTGTCAACTTCTATTTGGTCTTGTCCAGAGAGACGAGGTTGTAAGTGTGGGTGCTTCGTTCCCCTCTGTCTTGGTTCAATTAAtcaattttcttgaaaagtaCTGGAAAGAGTTGGCTAGAAATATCAGGTCCGGTCATCTCAGCGAGTGGATCACCGACCTTAGTTGTAGAGATTCTGTCTCTATCATCCTTGGAGAACCAAATCCTGAACTGGCAGATTTAATCAAAAAAGAATGCACCGGACAAGAATCTTGGCAAGGTATCATTACACGACTTTGGCCCAAGACCAAATGCATTGAAACCATTGTTACAGGAACTTTGGCTCAATACATCCCAGTACTAGAGTTTTACTCTAACAAACTGCCTCTAGTTTCCAAAAATTATGCATCCTCCGAAACATTTTTCGGGATAAATCTGAATCCTCTAAGCAAACCGGAACATGTGTCCTACACATTTCTACCCAACATGGCATATTTCGAGTTCATAGATGTTGGTGTGGATGGAGGAACTGAGGGCGAGATTGTTGATCTTGTGGATGTGAAGTTAGGTCACTACTATGAGCCATTGGTCACAAACTATTATGGTATCGTCCCTTTCAATTGTACTTATTACTAACTATcacttgtttatgttttaactAATGTTGTTATGATATTTTTGTGTTGTTTGTTAGGTTTACACAGATGTAGAGTGGGAGATGTTTTACAGGTCACTGGATTTTACAATAAGGCACCTCAATTCAGATTCGTACGTAGAAAAAATACGGTTCTGAGTATCTACGTAGAATCAACGACTGAAGAAGATCTTTTGAAGGCGTTGGCTCGTGCGGCAGTCGTTCTTGAATCTTCGGATTTAATCATGACGGGTTTCACATGCTATGCTGATATATCCACTGTACCGGGTCACTACGTTTTTTACTTGGAACTCAAAGCCAAAGTCAACAGTGGCACCAACGTTCTACTACTTGATAACAAGGTGTTGGTGGAGTATTGTTGTGTCATGGAGGAATCATTGAGTAGTAGTTATAGAACCCTTAGGAGACAAGATGGATTGATTGGAGCTCTAGAGGTAAGGATTGTGCAAAAAGGAACGTTTGATTCTCTCATGGAGTTTTTTGTCTCCCGAGGTGCTTCTATAACTCAATACAAGACACCTATATGCATAAACTCTGTTGAGGCTTTAAAGGTTCTTGAAGACAAGGTTCTTGCTCGGTTCTTCAGCGACAAATCCCCTCCTATCTGATCCAGATATGATCTGTATGGATATGATGATGATCCTTGCAGAATAATGAAGTAACAAACTTATTTGGAGTAATTTGTGGTTAAGTGTGTGTGATTGATGCTTTTCCCCCTGTTCTGTTACAAAAAGTCATTGTCAAATCGTGTGGGCAATACATAAGTGAAACAGTTTGTTTGTCAACAAATAAATGATTGTTACCAAAGTCAAAGAAATAAGGCAGCCGTatatgttgaaaatataaaagggtgtggggcccgctgcactatttgcacggtaaatttctcttatatatatatgaacgtTTTCGTTCGTTGTAAAACACACATCGACCTTCTCTTCTCCCTCTAATAAACACTCTCTATCAGTGTTATaaattctacgggtataaaattttgcccttatttaaatttttgcgatacaataaaatacaagttcttttcataacacgttatcagcaggatcactctgcgattcggtaaaatttatttgtatcatttataccatgttataatggtcggtataccgcctctactattatttatattatgttataatggtcggAATACCgtctatattatttactagtaatttaatttatttattggtcggccgagtcGCCTTATAttgtgtttattatttattggtcggccgagccgccttgtattatgtttattatttattggtcggccgagccgccttatattctgtttattatttattggtcggccgagccgccgtataatttatttattactctgcattgatcggctgagccgtcgcatgatttgttgtcataacataaatatttcattgccataatttttacttttatgaaattttatagatttgattgactgtttaatacgatattttcagactgatttttagtgcactcTATGTAACACCAccggtcacaaagaaattttttcaaaaatttcctctttctccaacggtcatgaacagtatttttcatctataaatacaactcattttcactccatttcatcatccaaaacatttcatcttctctcaaaaaaaaaaaaattcaaatcgctctcctccgatttctcatttcaagaaagatgattcgcgcacttttgtttttatgtgccgttttaatttgtgtttctatttatggtttattcgttggagaatttactccaagtgaatttaagatgaatatcggtttaattttctttacatcgcttctccttgtaattgcttgcatgatcaatgtaaacggttccttttaatattaataatattctaataatttttatttatgtgctttagaaatacaaatggtaaaaatcgagaaacttcagtttccggcattggaagtaactgggacaaactacacggcatgggttacaaacatggagcttcatctagattccgaggaaatactcggaacaataaaagacggcaatatatcaacctctcatgaaaaggctaaggccgtgatatttctgagaaggcatctagatgaaaatcttacgcatgattatgcgagaaccaaagatcccttagatctttggaaagctctgaaggagaggtttgataaccaaaagaaaattactctcccccatgcactcgatgagtggaaaaatctacgatttcaagattttgaaaaagtggaaacgtacaattccgctatattgagaatagcggcgcaattagattattgcggtaagcctgtctcggaagcagaaatgctcgagaaaacttaccaaacgttccacaaaaatcattatgttctacaagaacaatatagaaattgtgggtatacgaggttctctgaactcgctgtggcgcttataatagcggagagaaataatgaactcctcattaaaaaccacaatgcccgacccacgggaaccaaagcatttcctgaggtaaatgcaacggatataaaaaatccggaaaaaggaaattattcctatcgtgggcgtggtcgtggccgtggtcacaatcgtggttttggtcgtggtcgtggttatcgatttaaccgcaaccatgaaaggagtaacaacccaagaggaaggggatccaacacatggaatcgatctgatcgggtaaaagggaaagaaacccaagaaaaccctactcataaaaatgagaacgtctgttacagatgtggatcgaagggacactggtctcaagtatgtcgaactcctcggcatctatgccaattgtaccaagaatctattaaaggcaaggcaaaggaagtaaatctcaatgaacaccttgtgggtacaacatcgacatacctcgaatcctctgactttatgggagatttcgacgaggccactcatcaaaataattgaagtgcttgtactgatcaagcttaataatgcctagtgatgccataaaatattatgtatttcactttcaaaataatgttgtatttcaaaatatctaatgtataattattgtgtacttgttattgatgaataatatgtttacttatgaaagtttattttctttattaatattaactgtgtgttacagaaatggataagaaagcaaatggaacaacaactaaacaaattggtagagaagtttgcataccagatagtggcacaacgcacactatactgaaggataagagatatttctctactttaaagtcagtaaaaatgactataaacacaatatcaggtcctacagacctgatcgaaggaattggcaaggcaaactttatgttgcctaatggaacaaagttttccatagataatgccttatattctccaaattctaagagaaatttgttgagtttcaaagatatataccgtcaagggtataacactcagtctgcaactgagaatggaaagaagtatttgtatataacttctgaaaaatcaggcaaaggccttgtactggaaaaatttccagaacttccttctggattgcatcacacttatattgatgctatagaatcacatcttgtgataaaaagaaatccagaagatgttacattatggcatgatcgccttggtcatccaggcactacaatgatgcgaaaaatcattgaaagctcacatggtcattcaataaaaacccaagatatataccaaagtaataaaatgacatgtgatgcgtgtgctcttgggaaattaatcataagaccatcaccaaccaaagttgacaaagaatcaccaaagtttttggaaagaatccaaggtgatatttgtggaccaatacatccaccgtgtggaccattctactactttatggtattaatcgatgcatcgagtagatggtcacatgtttgtttgttatcatctcgaaatatggcatttgcgagatttctaactcagataatcaaattaagagcacagttctcagattatccaattaaaagagttagattagataacgctggtgaattcacatcccaagcttttaatgattattgtatggtatcagggattgaagtagagcattctgttgctcatgttcatacacaaaatggtttggcagaatcattaattaaacggctgcaactaattgcaaggccattgatcatgagatcaaaactcccaacatctgtatggggacatgctattttgcatgcagaagcactaattcggataagaccaagtgcataccatagatattccccattacagttagcatttggaaaagaaccaaatatctctcatctaaaaatctttggttgtgcggtttatattccaatagcaccaccgcaacgtacaaagatgggaccgcaaagacggttgggaatatatattggctatgattctccatcaataataagatacctagaaccacaaactggtgatgtgtttacggcacgatttgccgattgtcatttcaatgagaaagaattcccaactctagggggagacaataaacaagtaggaaaagagatcaaatggagtgtaccatcgttattacaccttgatcctcctacgaaacagtcagaactagaagttcgacgtatcatgcatttacaaaatatagcaaatcagctacctgatgcatttgctgataccaaaatggtaactaaatcacatatacccgctgcaaatactcctgatcgtattgaaataccacaaaatggtggaacggcagttgatacacatgaatcaggaacacgtttaaagcgcggtagacctattggttcaaaggataaacttcctagaaaacgtaaggaatgtgaaaagcatgatactcccaaaataacagaaaatattttggacgaagaaaattgtgaatctaatgacaatataaagcatcttgaatctgaaggaaatcatgagatttctatcaattacatccataatggaaagatatggaaacgaaatgagatggatgatattgatgacgttttctcataccttttagcaaaggaaataaataaacgaagatccagaaccaaagtctgtatatgaatgtcaaaagagacatgactggataaaatggaaagatgcaattcaagtcgaactagattcgcttaacaaacgaaatgtattcggacctattgtgcccacacccaaagatgtaaaacctgttgggtacaaataggtgtttgtccgaaaaagaaatgagaaaaacgagattacaagatacaaagctcgtcttgtagcccaaggtttctctcaaaggccaggaattgattatgaggaaacttattctcctgttatggacgcaatcacatttagattcctgatgagcctagcagcaaatgaaaatttagaaatgcgtctcatggatgtcgttacggcatatttatatggatcattagatactgatatctatatgagaatcccagatggatttaaaatgccagaaacgttaagttccaaacctaaagagttatgtgcaataaaattgcaaagatcattatatgggttaaaacaatctggacgaatgtggtataatcgtctcagcgaacacttaacaaaagaaggatacacgaatgatcctatatgcccttgtgttttcataaagaaaacaacatccggatttgtgataatcgcggtgtacgttgatgatcttaatattattggaactcaaaacgaaatccaaaaggcatcaaactatctgaaaggagaatttgagatgaaagatctcgggcagacaaaatattgtctaggattacaaattgagcattctcgaaagggtatatttgtacaccagtctacatataccaaacgagtattgaaacgctttaacatggataaagcaactcctcttagcaccccgatggtcgttagatcacttaatgttgaaaatgatccgtttcgaccatctgaggaaaatgaagaaatacttggtcctgaaactccatatttaagtgcaattggagctcttatgtatcttgcgaattgtactcgacctgacatatcttttgccattaatcttttagcgagattcagttcgtctcctacacgaagacattggaatggaattaaacatgtctttcgttaccttcaaggaacaactgatttaggcttgttttatcctaaaagttcaaaaggtcaaatgattggttttgcagatgcaggttatttgtcagatccacacaaagctcgatcccagacaggatatgtttttacaattggaggcaccgccatatcttggcgttctcagaagcaaacacttgttgctacttcttcaaatcacgctgagatcattgcactccatgaagcaagtagagaatgtgtatggctaagatcaataagccgacacatctgttcaagcagtgggattgacgaaaatacggagccgacaattctatatgaagataatgcggcatgtgttgctcaaacgaaggaaggatatatcaaaagctatagaaccaaacatatacctccgaagttcttctcatacactcaagagctcgagaagaataaagagattgaagtaagatatgttcgatcatgcgacaatgcagccgacctcttcacaaaatcactccctacctcggtattcagaaaacacatccataacattggaatgcgtcatcagaaggatctatgactgcttattcgagggggagcttacgtagttgtactctttttaccctcctatggtttttcccattgggttttcctggaaaggtttttaacgaggcaacaaagacgttaagcgagagcggatagtgacaccggcccccaagggggagtgttacgaaagtcAAAGAAATAAGGCAGCCGTatatgttgaaaatataaaaggatgtggggCCCGCtacactatttgcacagtgaatttctcttctatatatatgaacGTTTTCGTTCGTTGTAAAACACACCTCGACCTTCTCTTCTCCCTCTAATAAACACTCTCTATCAGTGTTATaaattctacgggtataaaattttgtccttatttaaatttctgcgatacaataaaatacaAGTTGTTTTCATAACAATGATACATATTTAAGTGtatgaggtttttttttttgagcaactaaGTGTATGAGGTATGATGGTGTATTATTCTCTCTTTTCTTATACAGTTTGGTGTGTTATCTtataaaagaataaataaaatttttttctttgtttaattTAGGGGGTATCACGTGCCCACGCAGAAACCCACGCTAATCCGTAAAGAGGTGGTGCGGTTCACAGATTAACTCTCGCTCCGAATATTCAaatgagatataaagcacggtCTTATATCCGCGTGGTCACACATGTTTAGTACCACGGAGTTGCTTTAAACCCGGATCACTTAACTTACTAGAATTCGTAGACATCCTTATgtgattaataaataaaatcttcCGGGCTCCAATTAACTATTTAACTTAATTtcaactaggtgttttgcccgcacatgctggcataattgtttttatagatatttattaataaatgtacTATTAAATTTCAAGATAATTTTTTAagtcaaatattaaatttataatatttcaagaatcttttaatttcttaatttttatcttttattaattttaaaaccttATTTTCGATAACAATGTcaatatcttattattttaaaatagattattatctttaaacaattttcattatattaatttataatcaattgtataattaaagaaaatatatataactgcTAATACAAAGTGATGTTATTAAACCAAATTATTGAAATTAGCAAAGCctacaaaatctcaaaataaatcaaaagcaaaaaaatgtTCAACCTATAACCCAactttacatattatattaatcaaagtaaataaaatgattgaattgtataattatatcaTAGAAATACCTCCCACAATAACTGAATACACACtcaaacattttaataaataaaatattaatatataatgtataagATAAGAACCTTCGTTATCTATTCTTATATTCAATTCTAAATGCTATAATAGAGAAAAAATAAGCTATAATCAAtctctatttttcatttaaaatagaaacatggtattttcttctaaatttaaatattaaaatagtatttttagtataaaaacataatttttattttcaaaatggtcttttaactttcaaactttaataattataactaaaacaaataatttggaaaatatagttttttataaaaaaaatagaatcacatttttctttacataatagtcttttaaataaattataatttaaacaaaattataattctCTGAAATTCttgaaaaacataaaagtaagtagagttaatttaaattaatattttgaaaatatttcttttgaagacagatatatttaaaatattttaatatataattccattcccaataaaaaaatatttagaaaaatcaCGAAagcaaacaaatataaataaaattatttttgttacttaTATACctctttttagtattttaatactaaaatatatttaataatttagaaaaaatattccATGACATATTACGCttacaaacaaatataaataaatttttgatatttttataaacctatttttaatattttagtatagtgataaatataattattatacgtatatatatactacgaaatataaaaattagtgaataagaaagaaagatgtagataaacataaaataaatacatgaaattatcttttatttttcaaaaatgttttcCATTTATTGTTTtgagataattttataatattaatttgtaattagataaataatgaattataGTTTAATTAACATTATTTCTAAAAACTAATGACCTAGTCCTAAAATTGTGGAGAATAtaacaaataagcaaattcatttttcaaataatagtatagattcttTCATTGGCTTCTTTCAAGCCTTTTTAAGAAAATACCAACAATAATTATCTGAAAACCCCTTGTAGAGTAGAACATTGGTTTATGAATTGTTTCAAGACTTGGAGATTTGCAAAACCTGAGTTATTTCTTTCGGGTTCGTTATTATTGGCTTCTTGTATATTCTGATTATGACATGCACTCCTAGTTATTTCTTCAATCCTTTGCAgaacagttacaaaaaaaaaaaacctttgcaGAAAAGACTTTCAAGAAAATGATCTGCGAAGCCCTAATTAGAGCATTTACAGTGGCGGACCCAAGAAAATTTTTATGTGGGGTCAAAAATGTTCAACAGTGTAGTTTAAGAGAATTGAACTTGTGTTTTGTGGGTTCAGCACTGCACTACCTAACCAACTACGCCACATATCATTAATGAAACAAGCCCACAAATtaaattcttattattttgtgGTGTCAACTGACACCATTAGTCTTCAAGTGGGTCCGCCACTGAGCATTTATAAATGAGTATCTTTGCATAAATCAGGGATTCTATGTTATATGAAAAACAAATTGGTTAAAAAATAATGGGTTTCTAACTCAAAACAAAGTAATAATTAGTAAAGCtcaaattctatttttaatctcTTCTAGATTTTTTCTTACTTTATTCCACTGTTGTTTATATATTAACGTATAAgttctaaatttttttctagagaatatacATATTCTAACAAAAACAATCAGTAGCTTTTAACTCAATATAAATTAGACATTAGCAAAGTAACCCCAtatataagagcatgattatcggcTGGGACATTTTTTCgtccttaaatttttttttctgatttaaaaaaaaaaataaatatgaaccaattgcgggccgccacgtgttaGTGGGGCCCGCAAACAGTTAGGAACAACCCTTGGGACGTTACTTAATTAGAGACATTTGAGCAAAGTTTCTAGCAAAAAGGTGGTGGGCCCCACACCAAAAacactaagagcatgattattgcaAATACCCTATTAGGAgttcttattaatttttttaatgcattttAGTAGAAAAAGTGTATTAAGAGACAAAGCTAAGAGATCCATAAATTTAATTGGTCCATTGCAAGGTTCTTAAttaaggattttttttaaaaaaaaatattattatttttattaaacttaaattttttgaatatcTGAATATgtctaaaggaagagaagaagaaaagaagccgaggttgaagagaagaacagaagaggagaagaagccGTAGTTGAAGAGAACATATAAGAAGGGGTGGCTAATACAAGAGAGAAAGTTTAACTTACAACCAATTCGAGTTGACATTCACCTAATTCATTATTCAGACTTAAACATCTTTCTATCTACCCATTAATCACACCTCAGACAAACAGCCAAATTCACAATCAATATATTGCAGAGAAACGAGGTTCACATTCAATATATTGCAGACAGTAATCAGTT
The window above is part of the Brassica napus cultivar Da-Ae chromosome C8, Da-Ae, whole genome shotgun sequence genome. Proteins encoded here:
- the LOC106385465 gene encoding 4-substituted benzoates-glutamate ligase GH3.12-like gives rise to the protein MSQGCDLSVLEELTSNAKQIQDDVLNKILKANANTEYLSRFLEGSSDKELFKKNVPVVSYEDVKPYIDRVANGEPSDILSGEPITAFTLSSGTSSGNPKIFPATDNFENIKSAGALNSLIMSKHVAGYNQGKVMIFRFTHPISTTPCGLPLASVVTILMKSKHFLSMEKRSTIPKEIIRCPDKKQSMYCQLLFGLVQRDEVVSVGASFPSVLVQLINFLEKYWKELARNIRSGHLSEWITDLSCRDSVSIILGEPNPELADLIKKECTGQESWQGIITRLWPKTKCIETIVTGTLAQYIPVLEFYSNKLPLVSKNYASSETFFGINLNPLSKPEHVSYTFLPNMAYFEFIDVGVDGGTEGEIVDLVDVKLGHYYEPLVTNYYGLHRCRVGDVLQVTGFYNKAPQFRFVRRKNTVLSIYVESTTEEDLLKALARAAVVLESSDLIMTGFTCYADISTVPGHYVFYLELKAKVNSGTNVLLLDNKVLVEYCCVMEESLSSSYRTLRRQDGLIGALEVRIVQKGTFDSLMEFFVSRGASITQYKTPICINSVEALKVLEDKVLARFFSDKSPPI